The window AGAGCGTTTGATACTCTACATTAAGTTCATCAAGACAGAACAGTATTCTCAAAAGGTACGATGATTATGAGTAcaaaggttttaaaaaatatatataatatttgtgtAACTTAAAGAGACTTAAACTCCAAGTTACACCCTGGCTACGATTCAAAGTGCGTCATAGCTATATTGTTTTTTCCTTGTTAATATTTACAGGTAGTACCGTATTCTTACCTTAACCGATTTAGCTTTTCGTCCCTCTCTATATTTTGGTCTTGAAATGCAAACTTTCCGCTGTTCATGGTGTTCGTAAATCTCTGGGACTGCCCAGCAACCTGAATTGTTGTTGCCCGCCATGTTTCAGGaagtattttcttcttcttctttgttggtGTTTAACTTCCATATTATTGTGATAGTGCCATCTGCTGGAGTCAATGAACTCCTACAGCAGGAGACTGTGGGGCTCCCCTCAGAGCTTGGAAAAAGGTACCCCATTTTATGGAGCCAAATCTGGGTCATTAGCTGTCTTCAGTCGAAAATGaaagttttaatagttttaatatggaattttgaaaaatacaataatttatttaaaaacaaacaaacattaaattaattttaatttaaccttttttctttttctttttacagtttcaaaTCTTATCTATTCTGtttcagatcttttttttcagtttcaggccatttttttcagtttcattactTTGGTAATATGAAGCGAGAGGGGCGTGAAATAATGTTTCACAGCATAACAATGAAGGAGAGCCCTcctctgtaaaaagaaaaagatttggattttggattttattcaaagtaaaaacaaataaaatttaaaaaaatatattgttgtatatttCAAAATTCAATATAAAAACTTAAACCTTCAGTTTCAAATCTCTTTTTCAAATGAAGAAAACTCATGGCCCAGATTTGGCTCCACCTAAAAAAGGTCTATCTGAGgccatttatttgtttatgacTTTGGAAAAGTGgggaaaacagtaaaattccCCAAACTATCTCTTAAATATCACACATTAAGGCTATTCTATATTTGAAACCAGTGTCCACTGTCCTACAGAGTGTTAcactttttctttccatttcctcCATCATGTCATTCCTTTCTGACTGGATGCTTTCTGGTTGGGTGCTAACCCATGACATGAAGTGTGTTGTGTAGATTGCTGTCTCCTATTTTTAGTCTTGTTAATATGACCTCTTCTTCTGTGTTCCCTGCCCTATTTCTTACACAACCTACACTATTTTGATTTGGATGTAAATGTCAAACAGCcacaagaaaataaagataaaaaagttATATGTATCACTCCAGAGTTTCATCCCAAAGTATAGGACAATGGGTCAATTTACACAGGAAAATTCCTTTCAATATTATTAGCAGTACAGTAAATAGAGGATGCAAGACCAGTGAGAGCAATCATTTGTTCAGATTCAAGCTCATCACTACCTAGACAAACAGCAGACCAGACATTTTGATAGAAGTACAATTGGTAAAAATATACAGGCAGATGTGACTACTGTGGGCAAGAAGAAACAGTAAAGCATGTTATGCTACAATGTCTGAAATATGAGGCAGAAATAAACATTCATCACAGTCATCTTAAAACCCCCGAAAGATAAAAAATGCACTTCGATCTAATCGATATTCTACAAAATAACTCAATAACTACAAAATAACGATGCATGTTAATGTTTGACACTCCTGATTGAACTCATTCCATTGTGTTCCACATATGACCTGTGGAGGGCAGCAGTGCGCCTTCGTGCCGCAAAACCTCCTAGCAGAAGAAGAGGCTCGATGCTGCTGTGATCTGTCAAAAACATTGCTCGATTATGAATTTGTTGCACATTTAACGTCAGCAGACCTACCTGTCTGGCATTTACAGTGAGTCAGGATATGTGACGACTATGTTTAGCAATCAGGGCATCCAACCAGTCACGGTTGtttttaacaacacaaaaaactgCTTTCTTCACCTCCCCTCCAAGTTGATTTCACATCTCTCCCTGAACGAGGTAAGTTAGCTTAGCTCGCTAACTTCTCCAGGTAACGTCAGTAGCAGGTATAGGTGGACATTTAGTTTTTGGTGAAACTAAAACACCTAAATACATTGTCTTGTGTTTGTTCGTCGTGGACAGTGCAAAAGAATAACAATGTGTCTACTCTACAATGTATAGACATATACTATACTAGAAGGcatactgtaaaaacaaagcagcaattgatgtataataaatataagTACCATCATAAGGATGAAATATCCAGTGTATGTTGTTAACTCTTTCACTTAACTTTCACTACTCTTTCTTATGGGAAAATAGTCAAATTTACCCTCCATCCTCTGCATGATGTTTAACTCTTGCGTAAGAGTATTCACAAGTACACAAAAATGCAATAGTGGACGTAGTTTTGCTTATAACAGGCTTAATAACACGCTAATTTTGTCAGAGAATTGTATAAGCTTTATAATATATACGTCAATGTGAGTGTAAAAGGGCGTTAAGTAGTAGTGGTAATAGGAAATTCCAAAAAATGTGGTTtccttttgtatttaataacaaTGAATGCAACAGTAAATGGAAACAAATATCAGTGAGTGGACAAATTAAACATCCGTCCTCTGTCCTATCAAGCACGTCACTGGTATGATGATCCATTTTGACATCCATTTTTGTAGTAGTTCCCTTACAATCTCACTTGGTGGTGACAAAACATTGCAATAGAAATGGAGCAGGAGTCTGGGTACATGCCAAGGCTTTCATATAAATTACTGCACTGTCTTGTATTTCATTAACATCTTGATAATTGTTTGAAGAACACAGTCTTTCAGATGACAGCTGATTGATAACATATGAAGgatctctttttctgtttgaaaTCCGCTCTGTGCTCATTGATTTACAGTCTAAGCTGtgtaaaatgactgaaatgaggTGAACTTGTTTGCTGGCAGAAAAAGGAGGGTGGCTATGATATAGATATGTAATTAATAAAGCACTAGggtaaagaaaaagaacatgtgtttgtgtctgtctcagAATCAGGCTTTGGAGTTGTCCTGGGGTCATGGATCTCCAGTGTTCCTCAGCTGGACTCAAAACAGAACCTCCTCTAGCCTCGACAGCCATCAAGTGGAGTTGTGTCGACAACTGGGAGAGAAGCTGGGCCTCAAAGATGGAGAACAGGTGCTGTAGGGCTCCACAGTATATTAGTATGCTAGTATATTCTGTACCACAGTAGATGTTACAATCTGGTAGTCTGTTGATAGTAAAAGTCAGTTACCCTCTCGGCTGACCAGGTGTTTGTATTGACTAGTTATGTGTTTCCCCTTAGGGCTTCCTGAGACCATGTCATCAGGTCTCATCAGTGCATCAAGTGTTTGTGGAGCCTGTGTCGACTGATGACTGGGAGATCTTGGTGGGTACTTATAGTAATCTGTGCTCTAATGTCTTCACAGTAAAAGAACAAGATATACTGTACCATCAAAAGTTTTGATGCATCTTCCCGTACTCTTAAATGAgtttccaaacttttgactggtactgtatgttagTGTCCtttctgacagcagcagtttattCTAAAGATCATTAAAGCATGATGGTCCTCCTACAAAATCAGACCCATCATCTTGTTGGTGACCTAAAAAAGACACATTGAGAAGCAATGTTCTATCATCGTTTTACTTTGATTGACATCCCCAGGAGCTCCACAGCGCTGCACTGGAGCAGCAGTTGTTGGATCAGATCAGAGTAGTGTTCCAAGATGCCGTGTTTCCTGTGTGGGTGGACAGCCACACAGCCATCTACATTCAAATAGGTCAGAGTTGtgcaattatttattatattgctCTTTGTGCTGTCCCAAAATGAAAAACTTTATGGGGATAAAGATAccaaataactaaatattgtGGCTCTGTTGTTCCAACTAGTAAAAAGTTTATGACTTGGTTATATCAGTAGACCGTATTTATGAACATGGTGCAATCTGTTTTTGACTCTGTGCAGTATCACTTTCACCTTCTGTGCCCTATGGTCGGCTGGAGCAGTTCACAGAACTGATTGTCTCTCCTAAGAGCCGAGCTGGAATTGGCAACCTCAGTGGTTCTCTGGTGAGAACCAGTCAGAACCAGCGTCCTCATAGCGGGCCAAACCTGTCCGACGCCGTAGGATCATCATTAGAAAGTACCTCCTCTGTCCCTCAAAGTCACCAGTGGGGTGGCATAGCTGACCTGAAGAGCCTGTTACGCTACATGATAACTGGTACTCATAACCCGGTTAAAGAGCTACCTCCTGTACCCGAAATCCCTGCCCTCCTCACTGACTCTGTCTACAGAGTATGTGGCGCACCTCCTGACTCTCTTTGCACCGTAAGCCACTTTGCAACTggtgttattcatttattttcctggaGCCACGGATTAAATGGAAGTCAGTCTCCAGTGACATATGGTCTGATCTCCAAAGTTCCCTCACCTAAAGAAGTGAGGGACAGAGTCAAGCAGGCtatggagaaaaagaagaatgcAGGAGTTTCTAAAGTTGCTGCAACTGCGAGTGGgggagaggagatgaaagaagAACAAACCACAGTGGTGAGGGTGGTGTGCCATGGCATTGATAAGCTGGCAAGCAAGCATAGTCCAAGTCCAAGTAAGGGAGCGATCCATTGTGGTGCAGTATGGGTGAGTATTCAGTctaatatagaaatatataatcCATTTAACCCCAGCTTCTTTATACGATATATCTGTTACAAAGATTTtgatttgaatacattttttttttcagatccCACAGCCCCTTGCGATCAGGTTGAATATTATCCCTCATTCAGCAGTAAGAATTAAGCCAGTCAAATCAACTATCAAAGTAGCTTCCACTATTCGCCTGCAGCCTCTAAAACCACTGGTGAGTGCTAGCGTCTCTGGCTGCAGTGTGAGGCAAATGATCAAGACAATAATATTGACATTTGCTAAACTGTCAAAGCTGCATAACATATGAGTTATGTCTGTCCCTTATGTCCTTGTAATCTTTGACATAGCCTGAGGAGGACGATGAGGCGATCCAGACAGCATTCCTGGGTTGGTTGCACACTCGAAGTCATGAACCTTTAGCCTGTGTGACCGCACGGTTTGGCACCATCCTCCTACATGGAACCGATGGTGAATAACATCTTTTACAAGCTTAACATATATTTACTCATAAATGATACATTGACAAACTTGTAGATGACAGTGTGGTGaagttcccaaaatgttgaatacTGAAGGCTAAATCATATTCTATATATAATCTTTTTAATTTACAGCAAAGTTAGAGTTTGCTTTAACTGTGCTGAAACCAGAACCTGAGAGTGATCATCCAGACCAGCTGTTTCTACTAGCATTATCTGTTATACAGAAGGAAAATATACAGGTACTagaaagtgtttatttttatttgcccATCAATATTCTGATGCAGTTCACATGTCCTGTTTGTTCAACGTTTGAGTTTGTTTCTGTACTTAATCCTGTGTAGACAACAGATTAAACATAATTTCTTAAATGCCTCTCTGGTGCTGTGCTTCACTCTCAGGTAGACAGAGAGCCAGTAATCATGCCAGCTGTAAAAACTGCAGCTGAAGCACCTAATCCAGAGCTTCCCTCTCTCAGTATTCTTGGGTAGGTTTGTAGCTTTTTTTGGTGAACCTGTATGCAGTTTAAGCAACAATTTTATTGAGTATTCATTCCTCTACACAATTCTTAATACTTTGTCTTTGCTCAGTGGGATCAATGAGCTTAGCAACACTGGATTTGAGTTCATCTCTCACAGCCTTCTGGGTAGTCCCCTATCAAGGGAGCTGGGTACCACTGGACAGGGACTCCAAGGTGGAGCACTACTCATCACTGGTGGAAAGGTATCCATTTCAATTAATGatagtgaaaatgaaatgaaatagtggacggaatgaaatgaaatttttttttaaatattgcctCTCATAACACAGACATCTTCTATAATGTTGACAGGTTCACGAGGAAGCGAAATAACCAAGTAACTGAAAGCATTTTGTATATCATGTATCACatgatctgtttttttgtgtccatacAGGGAAGTGGAAAGAGCAGTCTATCCCGAGCCCTGTGTAGGAAAGCTAGAGAAGATCTTGATGCACATGTGGAAGTGGTAGACTGCAAAAAGCTACAAGGTTAACATATACTCCTTGTACATGCATTACATGAAAATTACATTGTGAAATTACATTGTATTTATCATCAATGTCATGTTGTTTGATTTTTTCTTTAGGCAAAAGGGCAGAAACTGTGAGACAGATGTTACAGGATATTTTTGAACAGGCGGAGTGGAAGCAGCCCTCTGTTGTTCTCCTTGATGATCTGGATCATATGACGGGGGCACAGACCTCACCGGAGCATGAGCATGGCCCTGAGGCGCTGGTTCAACAGCACATTGCACAGAGTAAATCATTAATCCTGTATTCTTGTGTGTGGGCGGTTGTTTGCCGTCATATATGAATACAGACAGAAGTGATAATCATGACAGTTCTTGATGCTGATTCTTATTATCTGTTTGTGGCTGGCTGCAGGTTTGAAGGATGTGGTGGATGAGATGGTAGTTCACTGCAGCCTGGTGTGTCTCATCATCACCAGCCAGAGCGAGCACTCCCTCCACACCTCATTGACTGAGGTGCAGGGGTCCCACTTCGTGCAGGGCTTTGTACACATCCAGCCACCAGACAAGGTCagtacacacagatacaaacacacacagatacaaacacacacagatacaaacacacacacacacacacacacacacacacataccaggaACGGTAAGAGGTGAGAAACCAGCAGTCTGTGTGTCATTGTTTGCaggcacagagagcagagatccTGCACTGTCTGATCCTCAGAAAGTCCAGGCTATCGGAGGAGAGCTTACAGACTCTTGACCTGGGAGTTGTTGCCAAGGAGACGGAAGGATACACGCCTCAAGACCTAGCGCTACTGCTGGAGCGAGCTGTCCATGCCAACACTGTACAAAGAGGGCAAGGTGAACAAGGTACCTAAAACTATCTTTagagagtgaaaataatgatgtttaaggtgtgacgctgtggttaatgtctagtttacttgattagaactatgaaaagatcatggtttgggttaaaatgatcactggagaaaagttttcaaattccttaaagatatgcaacctttactgtcatggcaacagtgaacaccacgattaattgacatgagcaagattaagtcgattagagtttctaaatgtcggtttcgattatttttcaattaattgcccagccctaccaAAGACTCATTAAAATATAGAATTCATAATAAAGTGACATGTTTTTCAATCTTAAAATCACTTCCAGGTGTTGGTTCCTTTGAGTTCTTCATCATGTCATGTCTCTAATTAAGCTAATGCCAGTATAATGTGTCAAAGTAATTGATGtgtacttttctctctttaaatcTTCAAGATGTGTGTCTGTCATGGAGGGACTTTGCACAGGCTCTCAAGGGGTTTACACCTCCCTCTCTATGGGGGGCAGACCTCCACACCCCAAGTGGACTTGGGCTTGAGAGAGTGGGAGGGCTGAGAGAAGTGCGACAGCAGCTAATGGACACCATAATGCTCCCTGCTAAGGTCAGTGACAGTGCAGCTAACAAGAAAATCTGATGTGTTTTCAGTCAGATGAGGCTTCACTGTCTTAAAAACTAGTGAAAAGCATTTTCAGTTTAACATTCTTTTTGCTGTTAATTGTTGTAAATGTAAGCAATCAATAATCTCATGTGGGTGGGTGACAGCACTTTAGTGATAAATTGAGATGTAATGATCATACAATAAAGGAGCTGCCACTAAAAAATTGGCTTAAGACAGCAGTGTTAGTGATGATCATTTCACTGTATAATGTAAAGTGTTCTTCATAGCAGCATGAAATTGAAATTGGCGTCATGAAATGGTTTTTAGGGAGAGATaccactttacattaaataacaGTGAATGTAAAGATATTGTTTTACACATATCAATAGAAATGATGGTTGAGATATATCATAATTTCATAATAATTGATCATGGGTCTTTGGTTTTTTGCAGTATCCAATCCTGTTTGCCAATCTTCCAATTCGCCATCGCTCAGGAGTCCTGCTGTATGGAGCTCCGGGCACAGGGAAGACCCTGCtagccagggctgtggccaaaGACAGTGGTATGAACTACATCAGCATCAAGGTAGGCTGGTCTTGACCATCAACAAGAAAAGAGTGTATTTATCAGAGCACCCTTCATCTTCAATAATACAGGATTTTTACTCCTCCCCAGGGACCTGAACTTCTGAGTAAGTACATTGGAGCCAGTGAGCAGGGAGTCCGTGATGTCTTTCAGAGGTTAGTGAAAATTTCGTCTCCTCCCAAAAGCACATCTTCACTTTGTTATTATGACTCTAGCAGATGTTTTTGGCTGCTACTTATAATGagtaatattaaatatttaatagcAATTATTAAACCCAAGTAACAGCCACTCATATAGTTGAAATAATTTTCTTACAATTCCAGAGCACAGGCTGCTAAGCCATGCATCCTGTTCTTCGATGAGTTTGACTCTCTGGCCCCCAGGAGGGGTCACGACAATACAGGTGTGACAGACCGTGTGGTCAATCAGCTTCTCACCCAGCTGGATGGTGTGGAGGGACTGCAAGGTACAGTACTGAACAAGTCTGTATTCTGACAACAGTTAAGGAAACAGATTCTGTTGTCATGTTTTACTGATTTACTCAGTGCTACAGTTGTGTTTcttaatataaatgaatgaaaatcctTCATGTTTGTGCTTGtaggtgtgtatgtgcttgCAGCCACCAGTCGTCCTGATCTGATTGATCCGGCACTGCTGAGACCTGGACGACTGGACAAGTCTCTCTACTGCCCTCCCCCTGATCTGgtctgttgattttttttaaaaacaaactcagTGACACCATTAATGACACTACAATATTATAGTTTATGTAGAAATCCAATTCAGTGATGATACAGCAGGTCCTTGGTGTTAAATCCAGCTGTTGACAAACTGTTTCCAGGAGGCCCGTGCAGAGATTCTGAAGGCTTTGAGCATTGGTGTCCCGCTGGCTGGTGATGTGGACCTGCAACAGCTGGCAGCAGCGACAGAGCAGTTTACAGGGGCAGACCTGAAGGCCCTGCTCTACAATGCCCAGCTGGAGGCTGTCAACAACAGCTTGGGCAACAGCACACCGCATGTAAGTCTGTTGTATGTCCAAGATGCCACCACTCATGAACTTATTGTGTTGGGATTGTGCATTGTGTTGCCTCGGGCTATTGAAGCAGAAAGCAAACTGTTGGCCAGTCCATTTTCAAATTATTTATGGCTCATGTTGAAGCAGCCAAGCACAGTTTTATTTGTCCCTCAAGGTTAATTAAATGAGTTTTGTATGCATCACAGAATGTGAGTCTCTGTACTTGTGAATCCATTATCAGTTTACAACATATTTCAAATTATCCCCAGCCATGGTGACAAGGATGTGATTTAAATAACTTCAGCGGCTGCTAGAGGCAGAATGAGTTTAAACT is drawn from Scomber japonicus isolate fScoJap1 chromosome 15, fScoJap1.pri, whole genome shotgun sequence and contains these coding sequences:
- the pex1 gene encoding peroxisome biogenesis factor 1 yields the protein MFSNQGIQPVTVVFNNTKNCFLHLPSKLISHLSLNENQALELSWGHGSPVFLSWTQNRTSSSLDSHQVELCRQLGEKLGLKDGEQGFLRPCHQVSSVHQVFVEPVSTDDWEILELHSAALEQQLLDQIRVVFQDAVFPVWVDSHTAIYIQIVSLSPSVPYGRLEQFTELIVSPKSRAGIGNLSGSLVRTSQNQRPHSGPNLSDAVGSSLESTSSVPQSHQWGGIADLKSLLRYMITGTHNPVKELPPVPEIPALLTDSVYRVCGAPPDSLCTVSHFATGVIHLFSWSHGLNGSQSPVTYGLISKVPSPKEVRDRVKQAMEKKKNAGVSKVAATASGGEEMKEEQTTVVRVVCHGIDKLASKHSPSPSKGAIHCGAVWIPQPLAIRLNIIPHSAVRIKPVKSTIKVASTIRLQPLKPLPEEDDEAIQTAFLGWLHTRSHEPLACVTARFGTILLHGTDAKLEFALTVLKPEPESDHPDQLFLLALSVIQKENIQVDREPVIMPAVKTAAEAPNPELPSLSILGGINELSNTGFEFISHSLLGSPLSRELGTTGQGLQGGALLITGGKGSGKSSLSRALCRKAREDLDAHVEVVDCKKLQGKRAETVRQMLQDIFEQAEWKQPSVVLLDDLDHMTGAQTSPEHEHGPEALVQQHIAQSLKDVVDEMVVHCSLVCLIITSQSEHSLHTSLTEVQGSHFVQGFVHIQPPDKAQRAEILHCLILRKSRLSEESLQTLDLGVVAKETEGYTPQDLALLLERAVHANTVQRGQGEQDVCLSWRDFAQALKGFTPPSLWGADLHTPSGLGLERVGGLREVRQQLMDTIMLPAKYPILFANLPIRHRSGVLLYGAPGTGKTLLARAVAKDSGMNYISIKGPELLSKYIGASEQGVRDVFQRAQAAKPCILFFDEFDSLAPRRGHDNTGVTDRVVNQLLTQLDGVEGLQGVYVLAATSRPDLIDPALLRPGRLDKSLYCPPPDLEARAEILKALSIGVPLAGDVDLQQLAAATEQFTGADLKALLYNAQLEAVNNSLGNSTPHELTSGSDSDMSLSSMMFPNHSSGSDDSVGEGDPDVGLDQSIVLHEHSELQADDEHHCGNVWRLYFGSSYESELGNSPISGLNSHCVSGPNSMIHDFTGVSVRDPGSSLPPAYMSSLQSGYEELGPEQLERLQQDINNIKNNSRRANEECVRVHSASSQLGLLLCPAHLNSALAVTRPSLSKADWNKYTKLYEAFGGLEDGKYIQSVTFKPGQRVTLA